One window from the genome of Terrimicrobium sacchariphilum encodes:
- the ilvD gene encoding dihydroxy-acid dehydratase, whose product MAISDTIKKGANRAPHRSLLRATGVLQSEEDWDKPFIAIANSFVQIIPGHAHLDVVGQKVREAVRAAGGVPFEFNTIGVDDGIAMGHAGMKYSLASRELIADSVETMLRAHCFDGMVCIPNCDKIVPGMMMAAARVNIPTVFVSGGPMAAGRDPETGKALNLASVFEAVGQLSANKITESQLDSMERLACPTCGSCSGMFTANSMNCLCEALGLALPGNGSILATDPARDALFAEAGRAIIRLVRDNIRPSDILTRQAFENALALDMAMGGSSNTILHTLAIAREAGVPLSMEDFNTIAARTPQICKVAPSGIHHMEDIDRAGGIGAILKTLDEREGQLHRETITVTGRTLGEVISEAEVKDPEVIRPWDRAYSERGGLAILFGNLAPDGCVVKAAGVAPSMMQFTGSAVIFNSQDDANVGILTGQVKAGDVVVIRYEGPRGGPGMQEMLAPTASIAGRGLGESVALITDGRFSGATRGGAIGHISPEAAAGGPLAFVEAGDKIEIDIPNRKISLLVSQEELAKRKAAWKRPEPKVKHGYLARYASMVTSADTGAVLRTPEL is encoded by the coding sequence ATGGCCATCAGCGACACCATCAAAAAAGGCGCCAACCGCGCCCCCCACCGCAGTCTTTTACGCGCCACCGGCGTCCTTCAATCCGAGGAGGACTGGGACAAGCCGTTCATCGCGATTGCGAATTCCTTCGTGCAGATCATTCCCGGCCACGCGCATCTCGATGTGGTGGGGCAGAAAGTCCGCGAGGCTGTGCGTGCGGCAGGCGGTGTACCGTTTGAGTTCAACACGATCGGCGTGGACGACGGCATCGCCATGGGCCATGCGGGGATGAAATACTCGCTCGCCTCGCGTGAGCTGATCGCCGACTCGGTGGAGACGATGCTGCGCGCCCATTGCTTCGACGGGATGGTGTGCATCCCGAACTGCGACAAGATCGTGCCCGGCATGATGATGGCGGCGGCGCGGGTGAACATCCCGACCGTATTTGTTTCCGGCGGCCCCATGGCGGCAGGGCGCGATCCCGAGACCGGCAAGGCGCTCAACCTCGCCTCGGTCTTTGAAGCCGTCGGCCAGCTTTCCGCCAACAAGATCACCGAGAGCCAGCTCGACTCGATGGAGCGGCTGGCCTGCCCGACCTGCGGGTCGTGCTCGGGGATGTTTACGGCGAATTCCATGAACTGCCTTTGCGAGGCGCTGGGTCTGGCTCTGCCGGGCAATGGTTCCATCCTGGCAACCGACCCAGCGCGTGATGCGCTCTTTGCCGAGGCGGGACGGGCGATCATCCGCCTCGTGCGCGACAACATCCGCCCGTCGGACATCCTTACGCGGCAGGCTTTTGAAAACGCGCTGGCCCTCGACATGGCAATGGGCGGTTCGTCGAATACGATCCTGCACACGCTCGCCATCGCCCGCGAGGCCGGGGTGCCGCTGAGCATGGAGGACTTTAACACCATAGCGGCGCGAACCCCGCAGATCTGCAAGGTCGCGCCGTCGGGCATTCATCACATGGAGGATATCGACCGCGCCGGCGGCATCGGGGCGATCCTCAAAACGCTGGATGAGCGCGAGGGGCAGTTGCATCGCGAAACGATCACGGTCACGGGGCGCACGCTTGGGGAGGTGATCTCGGAGGCGGAGGTGAAGGACCCCGAGGTGATCCGCCCGTGGGATCGCGCCTACTCGGAGCGCGGCGGGCTCGCCATTCTCTTCGGCAATCTCGCGCCGGACGGCTGCGTGGTGAAGGCGGCGGGCGTGGCTCCGTCGATGATGCAATTCACCGGCTCGGCGGTGATCTTTAATTCGCAGGACGACGCGAATGTCGGCATCCTCACCGGCCAGGTAAAGGCGGGCGACGTGGTGGTGATCCGCTACGAAGGGCCGCGCGGCGGTCCGGGCATGCAGGAAATGCTGGCGCCAACGGCCTCCATCGCGGGGCGCGGGCTCGGCGAAAGCGTGGCTCTCATCACGGATGGGCGGTTCTCCGGCGCGACGCGCGGCGGAGCGATCGGGCATATCTCGCCGGAGGCAGCCGCGGGAGGTCCGCTGGCTTTTGTGGAAGCTGGCGACAAGATCGAGATCGACATCCCCAACCGGAAAATTTCGCTGCTGGTGAGCCAGGAAGAACTCGCGAAGCGCAAGGCGGCATGGAAGCGCCCGGAGCCGAAGGTGAAACACGGCTATCTCGCGCGCTATGCGTCGATGGTGACGAGTGCCGACACCGGCGCGGTGCTCCGGACTCCGGAGCTCTAG
- a CDS encoding LysR substrate-binding domain-containing protein: MDYTLRELECFTAVAEELSFTRAARRLHLAQPPLSRHIRTLEERLGAQLFDRQGRTVAMTPAGRLFYEESRGILAQLVRAGELARRSAMGESERLRIGFVSAVLGPEIARVLRVFRETHPTVQLMLHDLPPAEQMRLIAEGRLDAGFVGLTPVERPAGIRFIRWRRERVLAYVPSGHRLARQPKIDLAELMGERFVAVSSEAAPAFAVFIQDICRKAGFRPRVVLESARAQAVAVMVAAGSGVALLPESLADFTGGSAVAIPVKKPVDIEHVFAVSSARLSPAMDDFLAALKKTSEA, translated from the coding sequence ATGGATTACACCCTGCGCGAACTCGAGTGCTTTACCGCTGTGGCCGAGGAGCTTTCCTTCACCCGCGCCGCACGGCGTCTCCATTTGGCGCAACCGCCGCTCTCCCGGCACATCCGCACTCTGGAGGAGCGGCTCGGCGCGCAACTCTTTGACCGGCAGGGGCGCACCGTGGCCATGACTCCCGCCGGGCGGCTGTTTTACGAGGAAAGCCGCGGCATCCTGGCTCAGCTCGTACGGGCAGGGGAACTCGCCCGGCGTTCCGCCATGGGCGAGAGCGAACGTCTACGCATTGGCTTCGTCAGCGCCGTGCTCGGACCGGAGATCGCCCGGGTGCTCCGCGTATTCCGCGAGACGCATCCCACGGTGCAACTCATGCTGCATGACCTTCCTCCCGCCGAGCAAATGCGCCTTATCGCGGAGGGGCGTTTGGATGCGGGTTTCGTTGGGTTGACTCCAGTCGAGCGTCCGGCAGGTATCCGCTTCATTCGCTGGCGCAGGGAACGCGTTCTCGCCTACGTGCCTTCGGGTCATCGCCTCGCCCGGCAGCCGAAAATCGACCTTGCCGAGTTGATGGGCGAACGGTTCGTCGCTGTCTCCAGTGAAGCCGCCCCGGCTTTCGCCGTGTTCATCCAGGACATCTGCCGTAAGGCGGGCTTCCGTCCCCGCGTCGTCCTGGAGTCTGCGCGCGCCCAGGCTGTCGCTGTCATGGTGGCGGCGGGTTCCGGCGTCGCCTTGCTGCCCGAGTCGCTGGCAGACTTTACCGGCGGCTCGGCGGTGGCGATTCCCGTGAAAAAGCCGGTCGACATCGAGCACGTCTTTGCCGTTTCGTCGGCCCGGTTATCCCCGGCAATGGATGACTTTCTTGCTGCCTTGAAGAAAACCTCCGAGGCGTAA
- a CDS encoding formylglycine-generating enzyme family protein, with protein MKPEGRSPCCAPRQERQGMPLSSAEIISCGCKVSHFAANLISLPGGRFLMGTDSQERWDADGEGPVREVELSPFSIDATAVSNDEFSVFVQDTGYVTEAECIGSSFVFWKQLPKAWQRRGQPGRSMPGADWWILVKGASWKHPEGPGSDLGGKGDHPVVHVSWNDATAFARWAGKRLPTEAEWEYAARGGLDQKLYPWGDELTPGGKHRCNIWQGKFPDENRPEDGYLWTAPVRSYEPNGFGLYQTSGNVWEWCSDFWGTRWPEGRLRNPRGASFGEDRVIRGGSFLCHASYCNRYRVAARTHISPDSATSHCGFRCAAD; from the coding sequence ATGAAACCGGAAGGTCGCTCTCCCTGTTGTGCGCCCCGCCAAGAGCGCCAGGGCATGCCGCTATCCTCCGCCGAGATCATTTCCTGCGGCTGCAAAGTCTCGCACTTTGCCGCGAATCTGATCTCCCTTCCGGGCGGCAGATTTCTCATGGGTACGGATTCCCAGGAGCGCTGGGATGCAGATGGCGAGGGGCCGGTGCGCGAGGTGGAGCTTTCTCCCTTTTCCATCGACGCGACCGCTGTGTCGAATGACGAGTTTTCCGTCTTCGTGCAGGATACCGGCTACGTTACGGAGGCCGAGTGTATCGGCTCCTCCTTCGTCTTTTGGAAGCAGCTCCCCAAAGCCTGGCAGCGGCGCGGCCAGCCGGGACGCAGCATGCCCGGTGCGGATTGGTGGATTCTCGTGAAAGGCGCGTCCTGGAAACACCCCGAGGGCCCCGGCTCGGACCTGGGCGGAAAGGGCGATCACCCCGTCGTCCACGTCTCCTGGAACGATGCCACTGCCTTCGCTCGATGGGCGGGAAAACGCCTTCCGACCGAGGCGGAGTGGGAATACGCCGCGCGCGGCGGGCTGGACCAAAAGCTTTATCCCTGGGGCGACGAACTGACGCCCGGCGGCAAACACCGCTGCAACATCTGGCAGGGAAAATTCCCGGACGAGAATCGCCCGGAGGATGGATATTTATGGACTGCTCCCGTCCGGAGCTACGAGCCCAATGGCTTCGGGCTCTACCAGACGTCCGGCAACGTCTGGGAATGGTGCTCAGATTTCTGGGGCACGCGCTGGCCGGAGGGCCGTCTGCGCAATCCCCGGGGCGCCTCGTTCGGCGAGGACCGCGTGATTCGCGGAGGCTCCTTTCTTTGTCATGCTTCGTACTGCAACCGCTACCGTGTCGCAGCCCGCACTCACATCAGTCCGGACTCTGCGACGAGCCATTGCGGGTTTCGCTGCGCCGCGGACTAA
- a CDS encoding sulfate ABC transporter substrate-binding protein, which yields MKIRLTSPAKALRIAVPILALAAGLSAGIAKDITLLNVSYDPTRELYDQYNAAFAKYWQGKTGDTVKVDQSHGGSGKQARAIIDGLDADVATLALAADIDALHDKGDLIPADWQKRLPNNSSPYTSTIVFLVRKGNPKGIKDWSDLVKPGIEVITPNPKTSGGARWNYLAAWADALKKNGGDQEKAKAFVAELFKHVPVLDSGARGATITFTERGLGDVLLAWENEAYLSLKEKPDQFEIVTPSLSILAEPPVTVVDKVVDKKGTREVATEYLKYLYSDEGQEIAAKNFYRPSNPETLKKYADKFAKVELVTIDDTFGGWKKAQKEHFADGGVFDQIYQPAGK from the coding sequence ATGAAGATTCGTCTCACCTCTCCGGCCAAGGCCCTGCGCATCGCGGTTCCGATCCTCGCCCTCGCGGCGGGGCTCTCCGCGGGCATCGCCAAGGACATCACCCTGCTCAACGTCTCGTATGACCCAACCCGTGAGCTTTACGACCAATACAATGCCGCCTTTGCCAAATACTGGCAGGGCAAGACCGGCGACACGGTCAAGGTCGACCAGTCCCACGGCGGCTCGGGCAAGCAGGCCCGCGCCATCATCGACGGACTCGACGCCGACGTCGCCACGCTCGCGCTAGCAGCCGACATCGATGCCCTGCACGACAAGGGCGACCTGATCCCTGCGGACTGGCAGAAGCGGCTGCCCAACAACAGCTCGCCGTATACCTCGACCATTGTCTTCCTCGTCCGCAAGGGAAACCCCAAGGGCATCAAGGACTGGAGCGACCTGGTGAAGCCCGGCATCGAAGTCATCACGCCGAACCCGAAGACCTCGGGCGGGGCGCGCTGGAACTACCTCGCAGCCTGGGCGGATGCGCTGAAGAAGAATGGCGGCGACCAAGAAAAGGCCAAGGCGTTCGTTGCCGAACTCTTCAAGCACGTGCCGGTGCTCGACTCCGGTGCACGCGGCGCGACGATCACCTTCACCGAACGTGGTCTCGGCGACGTACTGCTCGCCTGGGAAAACGAGGCCTATCTTTCGCTGAAGGAAAAGCCCGACCAGTTTGAGATCGTGACGCCCTCGCTCAGCATCCTGGCCGAGCCGCCGGTGACGGTGGTCGACAAGGTGGTGGACAAGAAGGGCACGCGCGAAGTCGCCACGGAATACCTGAAGTATCTCTACAGCGACGAGGGACAGGAGATCGCGGCCAAGAACTTTTACCGCCCGTCGAATCCCGAGACCCTGAAGAAGTACGCCGACAAGTTCGCCAAGGTGGAGCTCGTCACGATCGACGATACCTTCGGCGGCTGGAAGAAGGCCCAGAAGGAGCACTTCGCCGATGGCGGCGTGTTTGATCAGATTTACCAGCCTGCCGGCAAGTAG
- a CDS encoding carbohydrate porin, whose amino-acid sequence MKRKKTLFAAIAVATAAVGLSSSAALAQSGENKSVISTSSNSISDSKSLLAEWWNGKYATGNWFGVRDTLEEHGLKLGVEWKANFLWNVDGGLEQRFGYDDEWKFKGTLDVAKLTGWEALEGLSLYSDIRYRGGAGVNKWVGASSNFAPSTFQGGRLWRFQNAYATYTTPELFGIKKFLTLSGGWQNPTDIFINQPLSKFFLNNTYTSGKGISANGIPWGGSYGAWGGYGKISPADWFYAQSGLYLAIPNATNTSNHGLNFAGYQIDPELNGLYWLTEAGFTPKIGSSKLPGKYAAGFIYWGVENTGFRGTPYDQRTLVYFQVDQQLFREPSPEAPAPVLGKGPSDGKSVADGKDFKAPIKAEKPKLSDQGLYFFSLFNVAPAFQANVPFYFQTGLAYKGLIPTRDNDQLGVAFAYGDYSDVKADVDESRGRAIQSYEGVLEFSYRIQVNQWAYVQPDLQYIIRPGATGNIANATVLGFQLGVTF is encoded by the coding sequence ATGAAACGTAAGAAAACACTCTTTGCGGCCATCGCGGTCGCGACAGCAGCGGTGGGGCTCTCCTCAAGTGCAGCCCTGGCGCAGTCCGGCGAAAACAAATCGGTCATCTCGACCTCGAGCAACTCGATCAGCGATAGCAAGTCGTTGCTGGCCGAGTGGTGGAACGGGAAATACGCAACAGGCAACTGGTTCGGCGTGCGGGACACGCTCGAGGAGCATGGCTTGAAACTCGGCGTCGAGTGGAAGGCCAACTTCCTGTGGAACGTCGACGGCGGCCTGGAGCAGCGCTTCGGTTACGACGACGAGTGGAAATTCAAAGGCACGCTTGACGTGGCCAAGCTGACCGGATGGGAAGCTCTCGAAGGCCTCTCGCTTTACTCGGATATCCGGTATCGCGGCGGCGCGGGCGTAAACAAGTGGGTCGGCGCGAGCAGCAACTTCGCCCCGAGCACCTTTCAGGGCGGTAGACTCTGGCGTTTCCAGAATGCGTATGCGACCTACACCACGCCGGAACTCTTTGGCATCAAGAAGTTCCTCACTCTCTCGGGCGGCTGGCAGAACCCGACGGATATCTTCATCAACCAGCCGCTGAGCAAGTTCTTCCTGAACAACACCTACACGTCCGGCAAGGGCATCAGCGCGAACGGCATCCCGTGGGGTGGCAGCTATGGCGCCTGGGGCGGCTACGGCAAGATCAGCCCGGCGGATTGGTTCTATGCGCAGTCGGGTCTCTACCTCGCCATTCCCAACGCGACGAACACGAGCAACCACGGCCTGAACTTCGCCGGTTACCAGATCGATCCCGAGCTGAACGGCCTCTACTGGCTGACGGAGGCGGGCTTCACTCCGAAGATCGGCTCGTCCAAGCTGCCGGGCAAATACGCGGCGGGCTTCATCTACTGGGGAGTAGAGAATACCGGGTTCCGCGGTACTCCGTATGACCAGCGCACGCTGGTGTACTTCCAAGTCGACCAGCAACTCTTCCGCGAGCCTTCGCCGGAAGCTCCCGCGCCGGTGCTCGGCAAGGGACCATCTGACGGCAAGAGCGTGGCGGATGGCAAGGACTTCAAGGCGCCGATCAAGGCGGAGAAGCCGAAGCTGAGCGACCAGGGATTGTACTTCTTCAGCTTGTTCAATGTCGCCCCGGCGTTTCAGGCCAACGTGCCCTTCTATTTCCAAACGGGACTCGCCTACAAGGGCCTCATCCCGACGCGTGACAACGACCAGCTCGGCGTGGCCTTTGCCTATGGCGACTACAGCGATGTCAAAGCCGACGTCGACGAGAGCCGCGGACGCGCGATCCAGAGCTACGAGGGCGTGCTCGAGTTCTCCTACCGCATCCAGGTCAACCAATGGGCCTATGTCCAGCCTGACCTCCAGTACATCATTCGCCCCGGAGCCACCGGCAACATCGCCAATGCCACCGTGCTGGGCTTCCAGCTGGGCGTGACCTTCTAA
- a CDS encoding DUF2292 domain-containing protein, translating to MSVTTPSLKESGSANEAERNPIEEQILAAVRDLTFGVVEIVVHDRRVTEIRQTRRTRLTD from the coding sequence ATGAGTGTGACCACCCCGTCCCTGAAAGAATCCGGCTCCGCGAATGAAGCGGAGCGAAACCCCATCGAAGAGCAAATCCTGGCCGCAGTGCGGGATCTGACCTTTGGAGTCGTCGAGATCGTCGTGCACGACCGGCGAGTGACTGAAATCCGGCAGACGCGACGCACGCGGCTGACTGACTAG